The Myxocyprinus asiaticus isolate MX2 ecotype Aquarium Trade chromosome 4, UBuf_Myxa_2, whole genome shotgun sequence nucleotide sequence ccaataaataaactgcaaattaataatcatttttttaagtaggtattgtttagaattaGTACTGTCGAAGTTAACCCAAATTAGTTTAACGCCACTAATTTTTTAAACGCCGTTAATGTGTAATATGGCCCGTAGAataaaactccataaaaagaagcaaataaatcctgtcataatacacttacaattaccatattttgtgcatcatttgaattgagttgtgttgtgttcattttctgttgttcaactctgttgatggagtaggttttgtgtggatgactgaaaaacacatctggatgaagcatattttgtccactcaagTTTATAAAGATACTGTGATTAATCGGGATTAACTACAGAAacattatgcaattaattgcgattaaatattttaataatttgacagccctatttaGAATCAAACTTAGTTACAAAAGCAACCAATCACTGAATCAAATGCATATCTAAACTGTTAATTTGGGCAggaatcattacaaattattaggaTTTTTGTTTATGCTAAATTCAATttaatacattgtaaaataattattaaaaaatattttatagtatGGCATAtggtaagtaagggataatgtacaggaggcaggttgttatcgcacaataaaccccgacagggtgatcaggaccccgacacgATGTGTCCCACCGCAGGACACTACAAGAGAAGTTCCCCAGTCAAAGCCAGTACGGCTTCGAGAAAGTTAGAAATGTTGATAACATTATGTGCATTAAGAgttctggtaaaaaaaacaacCAGATATGCATAATCCAGAGCACTTCAGGACAAATAAGTACTGcatttttatacatatttattttcagataatcttgttgtgttgtagcttaatttaattgtgttgtggtttatttccattgtgttttcagcttttatttgctttgttaaTTCAGTTGTGTTGTGCTCCACTCTGCCACTGTATTtagctcatttaaaaagttttacaaataaacacaatagcACACaactatgtttaaaatgatgtacactcacattagatgaagactccagtcagatACAGACctcaataaaagctgtttaattttacattgagcaggtcgccccctcatggatgctgccatgttgacagcacataACAAACTGTCATGTAGTTGACCAAttactaccactaataataacaataatgatcACAGATAAACGGTGTGACATCAAGCACCAAGAGTGAGCACACAACGGTCTCATCAGCCGCCAGAGAGTTCACGAGTCACGACAGTCCGCTCACAGTCCAGTGTACAACAACCTGTGAGAATTCATTTAGATTTAATCCGAGAATGTCCATTATACTGATGTGTGTAGTAtgagacagagaaaaacacagactaaaagtaataaaacagaacataaacaaacatcTTTGTGTGACGCGGCAGCAGTTAGTAAATAAACTTTGTGTCTCCATGATGATAGATGTCCAAAACCACTGGTACTATTGGGAGAAATAAGAGCCAGATAAAAACTTACTGGTGCACTTTTAAAAGCGCCGCTAAcactgctctggagcaggtttcaTAATCCAGGATTAAAAGAAGTGCTAATCACCTTTCAGAATGACAAGTGTGAAATGTTGCTTTACTCAAGTTTAAAAGCGGGTTTAAAAAGACAATCACCCAGGGTTAAGTGCAGTGTGAAAGCCCTTGAGTTTATTGTTGATGGGATGTTGTGTGTATGTATTGCAGGGGtgttaaactcagttcctggaccCCTCACACCCCTCATGTGTTGTaaggctgtcagtcgattaaaatatttaatcacgattaatcacatatgTTTTGTAGTTAGTGTTAACACATTCAGTTCCAGGAAAACTAAATAACAGTCCTGTGTGTCATTATTAGGTtcagtaatgtgtgtggatgacaCTCGAAACAACAGATTGTATGTTTCTCAAACTGCATCAAAACACACAGGAAATGCAAACACTGAACCCTCTGTAAATGTGCAGTAATTcaataataaaacaagaaaacagcATTTCTTATCTTATCTTAAGGTCTTGAAATTACTTTTGTAGACATTTGTAAATTGTCTaggtatatattttttctaaattaaaatgttatttattttttgttctgatAAATGTATGAGAGAAAGTGAAGGTGCAGCAGTGCTCAAGTGATCATCGTAcatgtgaactccttcaatactgtttcaaaagaggTTTCATTTAACATGGATTGATcaatacataattcccatacttttgtgttatttCAGTTTTCACGGCTTTTCATGAAATAATAATTGGTATTTTCCTTATTTTAGAGTAAtagtaaagaatgagtaggtgtgtgcAAACTTCTGACTGCTAGTGTGCAACATTTCTATGAGAGTTTTGTCATTGAAGATTTTATTGTATTAACTAGATAAGTAAAGTTTATGTGAAGCtatgatgttggcttgacaaagccttctctgaaagtttaaactagttgtAAAAGTTTTAAGTTTGATGGTTTAACAGCCTCTTTTttaccatgccaataaagctatttGAATCGtgtatttagagagagagagagagagagagattctctGTGTGTTATTTCAGTTAAAAgtcacttacagcacttttaagtaaatacattttctatatctgtacagctatgaagtagttcagGTTTGTTTGGCTCATTACAGTTTCATATCAGAGAATCTATATACAGTCTATACACAAGATTCACTGAGTTGTACTGTGTAGACATTGATCAAGCAAAGCAAATAAATATTCAAACtattttaattagttttaatATCCATGGAAAGCACAGTGTGGttgtgggggcgtggtcgagcggtggtttgtgaatggagagtgagattgGGAGATGAGAACGGTGAGAATTATCACCTATCGatgattatctctaacacctgtttctaattgcagtgaGGGCATGAgggatttaagagcgagccagatgccagagAAGCAGAGAGCGTCAGACACACGCAGCAGAGTGTTCCAGgtgttttgtgttgtgctgaaaagggaattttgttttaattcattaaaagctcATGTGGATTGTTGatctggttcccgcttcctcctcctCATACAACAGACTTTTTACACtgttgccgaaacccgggaacttGGAGGAAGAAGTGCCACCACAGAGTCCTCACCACCAGGCGAAGTCATCCGAGCCCTCACCGACATTCAAGAGACACCACCAGGCCCACCTGGCCCAGGAGCAGCTCTTCCAGGAGCTCCTCCAGGCCCAAATGGAGGACCGGTGGGTATTGTAAATCCTGTTAACCCAGGAAAGGTCCTCAGCTGCAACCCCAGAGGCAGTGTTGGCCAAAATGGGCCCCCAGGATGACCCGGAGGTGTTCATGGGGCTCTTCGAGCAAACCGCTAGAGCCTCCAGATGGCGGAAATCCCAGTGGGCGATTTGGTTGCTACCGCTGCTGTCTGGAGAAGCCCAGCTCGTGACTCAGCAACTCCCCGCTGACAACCGTCTGGAGTACGAAGACCTGATGATTGACCTGATCTTGCAATGGGTCGGCTGAACTCCAGAACAAAACtgccagcatttttttttctccctcacGCTTGCCGAGGTCGGCCACCCATTTTCTGTACCCAGCTGTTCCGTGATGCCTGCTGGCAGTGGGTACTGGCCGTGGAGGAGTGCAACGGCGAGGTGGTGATCGATCatatggtgctggagcagttcaccACTCGTCTGCCAAGAGGAAccgtggagtgggtccagtgccatcgcccggtgtCACTGGATGtcgccgtccagctggcagacgATCATATGGCGATGGGCCGGTGAGCCCTCAtcgtcatctctctctcttctctctttctctttctctatctcccCTCCCCCTCCtcccatcctgtttccactctccGGGAAACATTGAGTTCCCCCTCCCAAACTGGTTCCCCTGCTTTGGGGGTTTTCTCAACCCGCCGGTTTCCCCTTTCCCTCTCCACTCTCACCCTGAGGTTGAGGAATCCACTGCCGCAGGTACAGATGGATtcgggttgtaaccaaacctccatccaccaatgcttggttcaaaacgaGGCTTTGGGTACAAGCTGCTGGGTGAAGGTGAGATGTGTGTACGGTGATATTCACAATTACCCTGTAGTGACTGTCATTATTacatttcggggacaaaagcatagtgtcaagGCTGTGGTTAGTCCCCACCTCAGCCAcccactaatcttgggtatgaattggctgCCATTTACtactttgttacaggacccatccacacaaatttccctcaaAGTGTCTCCTGTGTGGTTTGCGATTGACTGGCTGGGAAGGCGGAACCGTCTATGTCAGTTCCACATAaggatgacataagggaggggCAAGTCTCAGCTTgtccagcccttagaggattccctgcaggggatttccctctggagcagacacaagacccttaggcacacctttgaccaGTGAAactgattgatggtcaatgcctccagccagacattgcacttgcATATCCGTATATTTaaattatcaaggatcggttgtatcgggtgacacaggacgctcagacaaagaaagatacaacccaattgttaattcAGAAGAGCCGATTGAAAATGTTATTCTaaatggctcattataatctgatggcaggtcacttagggcagggaaAAACACTGAGcagtctaatggcccatttctatttgGCGGGCATTCACGGGGAAGTCCGAAGGTGGTGTGCGGCacgccgtgaatgtcagctgctgaatccactggccaccccaagagcgccattgtgcCTGCttctgctgatcgaggtccccttcgaaagaattggcatggacctcatcatgCCATTAGAGGGGACAGCAAGCgagcatcgctttgtgttggttctggtggactgcACAATGCGATATCCaaaagcagtgcctctgcacaacatttcagcacataGTTGCACTCTTCAGAATAGGATTCCGAAAGAagtcctcactgatcagggcacaacgtttatgtcacgtacactacgaaACTGTACAAATTGTTGGGGATTAAATCGACTCGGACCAGCGTTTATCATCCCCAAACAtatggcttggtcgaacgatttaatcagacactatacatgattcgtaagttcgttgATGAAGACGCTCGAAATTGGTACAAGTGGTTTGAGCCCCTAttgtttgcagtatgagaggtcccgcaagcctccactgggttctccccatttgaattattgtacaggCGTGGCGTGCTCAATGTCatatgggaaaattgggaggagggaccttcaaacagcaaaaactaaattcaatacatTACGTAGTATCTgatagcaaaactccacacattggggcaattAACGCAGGAGAATtttctccaggctcaagaacatcaaagccgctgtataataggggtactcaacTATTGGAATTTACACCGAGAGATAAAGTCCTTTTATTgttccccacatcgagctctaaattactcaccatgtggcaaggaccctttgagctcacacggcgagttggggaagtcgattttGAGATTAAACGCACAGATAGAGGCGAAGCCCCTCAGATTTTCTACCTCAACCCCCCGTGACTTTGGCAATGGTGGTTCTGGAGAGTGAGGAGCTCAGACCAGAGGTGAATTgaaaagccaccgatcgagtcaccccatcacttgcagagaccacctctcaccatcacaagGTTCCAAGTTGCAGAGAGAATTCTTTGACGTGTTCTCACCTCTCCACGGTCGTATGAATCTCATAaagcaccatatcgaaatgaccccaggggtagtggtatgcagtcatCCTTACCAATTACCCAAACACAAAAacgtggttcgggaagaattaaagtcCATGCTAGACATGGGGGTAGTAGAAGAAtctcacagtgactgggccagcctggtggtgctggttccgaagagcgacggttcggtctggttctgtgtggattatagaaaagtcaatgcagtgtctaaatttgatgtgtacccAATGTCTCGGAGTGATGAACTGCTCAGTCGGTTAGgcgtggctcgcttttattcaacactggatttaacaaagggattaATTCTTAACTTCCATGTCCTgtgaaaagatggcattttccacaccgtttggattacaccaattcgtgacgcttccattcagtttgttcggggccccggctacatttcagtggttcatggaccgaatcctcacggcttacgccactgcctatttggatgatatcatgatttacagtaacgattggcagcggcatctgagtgctgtcctgaggtcgttgagatgagcgggactcatggcaaacccaaagaagtacGCAATTGGGCAGCTGGAAGTACGggatctgggcttccacttgggtcatggacaggtgcggTGTTCTGATaatctgtgctacctgctcaggatgtgctaccagcagtaaaaacagtcatatgtaaagttaaaacatgggtagcacatgtcAGCAGGCACAGGAGAGCCTGTTAGTATGTATTACAACAGCATGTAATGTGTTAAAAtcctaggtagcacatcttgtctggtggataatacctatcaggatgtgctaccagcataatatcagatagtgtgatatggtgtaAGGCTGTACTAAGCCCCAACCCAAAAACTACGTGAATATAGTGATGGTAGCACATCttgataggtagcatatattttcaggacactggccgcaaattgataagactgcagcaATTGCGGCCTGTCTGagtcccaagaccaaaaaggaggtgagatagTTCCTGGGTCTGGCTGGCTACtacagaaggtttgtgcctaattatccAGACATCACCGGaacgctgactgatctcactaaaaagggagcaccagacctggtccagtggacaaaGCCGTACCAACAGGTTTTTACGCAGGTGAAAGCTTCACTTTGTGGCGGGCCATTTTTACATTCTCCTGGTTTTTATCTctattttgttttacagaccgatacctcggacagggggttgggagctgtgttgtcccaggtggtcgaggGGAGTGCTGTACATCAGTCAGAATGATTATCtcttaacacctgtttctcattacagtgaggGCGTGAGAGGGaattaagagcgagccagatgccagagAGGCAAAGAGAGTCGGATACACGCAGCAGAGTGTTCCAGTGtattgtgttgtgctgaaaaacGATTTTTGTGTTAATTCAATAAAAGCTCATGTGGATTGTTGATCCGGTTCCAGCTTTCTCCTTTTCACACAAAGAACTTGTTACACACAGCAATTACAATCAGAACAATAAACTTATTTTGGGTCTCAAACTTTGTTTCCCACAATGTAtttcatcacagatgtgagaaTTGTGTTTCAGGTGAGATGtgatcatttgtgtgtgtttgtgtttttatagTGTGGATCATGGAGGAGAGTTCATGATTACAGCAGGACTACACAAATGTaggtctacacacacacacacacacacacacacacacacacacacacaagtttagtgattgttgtgttgtgttataagtgtttttctcttcttgtgttcagatttctgtGATCTCACACTGGATTCAAACACAGCACACACTGAACTCATTCTGTCTGAGGGGAACAGGAAGGTGACATGTGTGAGAGAGTGTCAGTCATATCCGGATCATCCAGAGAGATTTGATGTGTATCATCAGGTTATGTGTAGAGAGAGTCTGACTGGACGCTGTTACTGGGAGACTCAATGGAGTGGAAATGGTGCTGATGTATCAGTGTCATATAAAGGAATCAGCAGGAAAGGAGGGAGTTATGACTGTTGGTTTGGATTCAGTGTAAACTCCTGGAGTCTGTGCTGTTCTGATGACAGATTCGCTGTCTGTCACAATAATAACAGAACTGTCATACGTCCCCCTTCACACGGCTGTAAGAGAGTAGGAGTGTATGTGGACTGTCCGGCTGGCACTCTGTCCTTCTACAgcgtctctgacacacacacactcacacacttacacacattcaTCACCACATTCACTCAACCCCTCTATGCTGGATTTAGAGTTTATTCTgattcctcagtgtgtctgtgaaCATCAGAGACACGCACAACTGGGTGAGTGAAATATACTCACTGTATCTCACATCAACACAACTGCAAACTCTTTCTAGAAATCATTTAATGAATCGTCAAATAAACAAAATCTCTCATCAACTAGATTTACAGTGAGTCATTGAGTCAATATTtctctttactttaaaaaaaaacactgccttTATTGAATATGTCTGTGACATTCAGCTGTAGTTTATTGATGAAATTCATACACTGTAACATACAGGAGAATAAAGATTTTAGGAAGGTTAGTTAAACATACAGTTATGCTCAAcattaaatggtaacactttagaatactgttacTTCATTAACAGGTAACTATGAAggattaatgcaggacaaatgagtagtacaaCATGAACAATTTATTAacaactattaactaatatggaaacacaattaactaatcaatACATAACATCGAACTGATAActggtagttcactgttagctaATCAGTTATTACTGAATTTTCACTGGCTAATTGAGGACTATTAactaaaatagtttaaaattaattactaattaattattcatCACAACAAACAACAACCTTCTCGAAAAGTAGTGTCTAAAGGCtaataaataaatttgtattgATGTCAACACAAAAATGCATCTTCGGAGAAGCATGTGTCATGTGTTTTTAATAAGAAATCAGTTTATGAACATAACATCATTTTAAATCACTAGCCTACAGTGCCTGATAGAGTATCACAACTAGTCAGCTATCCTTAAATAAAGGAATGTTGTACTGTGTGTCCATCCACTGTATTAATTAAGGGAATCTTTCCTAATCATTACAAATTAATAGTAATAGTATAAAATATGTAATAGTAAATTGAACATATTTGTTAAcccttattaaaggaatagttcacccaaaaatgaagatttgctgataatttactcaccctctggctatccagagtttctttcttcatcaaaacagaatttaagacttttaggatttcatttcaggcctcctcctttaaacaatgcaagtgaatgtcctccattttttgacggtccaaaatgcatatttagggtgcatcaaaataatccacatgactccagtcgacaaataaagttcttctgaacccaaattattgattatttttagaaacaaaacaatacttaaatactttttaactacaaatgttcgcttccgtacatctctgtgacgtgcgctcatgagagggatgacgtaagctcgttggtaaggtcgcgcgtcacgtggaggaggaggcaggaagcacgtcattgtttacaagagaaacttgcacagaccacagaccaagtgctgttcacaaaccaaaacagtccaaaacaatttcaaaacaatataaaataaataaaaaaataaaaaatccaaataatcataaaaaaaaaaaattactgcagtaaataaccatcctttatttcggagcaatgccattgcattatctactggtgctttttctttagcagaaatatataggctatatgactgtcaggaattaaagccacacaagttgtagttagtgaaaccaagtgtgagagagtttactgagattcacaggatttacagtgtttacacagtgagatcaatggtacaggtgataccacacagaagagaagcttcacaaactgaagaagaggtatCTGGCGAAACAGCAGAGTAaacactaaacagatatcgacaaaaatcaagagcaaatacagacagataaataaacactgcgtgagagcagcgcggtcaaactagagtcctttgtgtgagaatTGACAGTGtagtggcatgaaggtgagttatttatgcaggcagtgatgcacgagtgaattgagtgcaggtgcggtgaattagaaatcgggtgatgaggagcggagcactgagggaggtgcagagcccaagGGAGGCGTGAcagtgacaaagttttcacacatacctgagttcactGGAAAAACAGCAGGGGCACAGccaatgaattcagatatcgaccctttgtttctttcgatggtctgaaatcctcaggggtaaaatgttcactgcacaccctccaatatttgagagaatttaggggtgtactgatatccaggttcagtgtGATAcaccagagcttcaatcgctcatgatcatgtataggcaatcgatgaaatgtttcccggcgtgcattttctttggggtttctgaaggttgaagcatccaggatacacacaccaaatgaccattgtgaacaaatctacagcaaagatgattaaacttttgtacagcccTCCTCTTGAAAACAATGATGCATTTCCTGCCTCCTTCACGTGACGTATGACCTTACCatcgagcttacgtcatccctctgaTGAGCGTGTCACATAGATGTAcgaaagcaaacatttgtagttaaaaagtatataagtattgttttgtttctaaaaacaaTCAATCGtgtgcattcagaagaactttatttgtcgactggagtcgtgtggattattttgatgcactctaaatatgcattttggaccgtcaaaaaatggaggacattcacttacattgtttaaaggaggaggcctgaaatgaaatcctaaaaatcttaaattctgttctgatgaagaaagaaactcagatacatcttggatggcctgagggtgagtaaattatcagcacattttcatttttgggtgaactattgctttaatgagTCAACTGTTACCGCATCCTTATGAAGAAATTACTTATTATAAAcagtattataaagtgaaaatcaTGATAATCGATCACTAGTGAAAGAGATCTTATATGTTGTGTCCTTCCTTTGAGTTAATTGTTATTTTGAGCaatattctaaagtgaaaatcaTGGTAACCCTTTATTAATGAATGGAATCTTATTGATTCTTTCCCTATGAGTTAATGGTTATTTTGAACAGTATTATAAAGTGAGAACACACTACCTGTCAGTTAACATCAAATACTCAAGTATTTGGTtctgcattttattaatttaatcagaTAAATAAATCAGGTACATAAACATTCCCACATACTCGAAACATCTTTCTGTGACATTAAATGTATTGACCATATGCTGTATGATAAATACTTTACTTTTATCAAACCTAGCAGGACATAATGCTTTTCATGGTTGCTCAGTTTGCAGTCTGTGTGCTGTGACCGATTACCTTCCATGAGTTTAATACAAGGCCATTAGTACAAACATGATTTCCACAATCGGCTTTGAAAGCTTTACCTTGTGACGTAAAATAAATCAATGAACCAAAAATAAAAGTAAAGTATCTACAAACAAATACGCTGATCTTCAAAAGACTTAACCGGAAAACTGTGCTGATTCATCGTTCTGTGTACTTCCGCCCTAGACACTGTACTCAACACTGTGCTTTAGAAATACTTTTGAAAATTTATCAAATTATGCATAAAATGTTTagaaacataaataataaataaatttccTTTACCTACACTATGTTTGATCTGAACAGTA carries:
- the LOC127434401 gene encoding zinc finger and SCAN domain-containing protein 23-like, encoding MGRLNSRTKLPAFFFLPHACRGRPPIFCTQLFRDACWQWVLAVEECNGEVVIDHMVLEQFTTRLPRGTVEWVQCHRPVSLDVAVQLADDHMAMGREGVRGN